A stretch of Leisingera sp. S132 DNA encodes these proteins:
- a CDS encoding flavin-dependent oxidoreductase: MPILIAGGGIAGLTLGLTLHQIGVPFRIFEAARELKPMGVGINLQPNAVRELFDLGLEAELDATGVRTRQLGFYSKLGKTIWEEPRGTGAGYAWPQYSVHRGELQIMLYRALIARAGAGCIEPGARAAGFENTDGGAALLLADGRRIEGSLVVAADGIHSALRAQMVPDEGAPIWNGRILWRATTQAPEFKGGAAMAMIGHDHLRLVAYPISPPDGDGRVMMNWIAEKSFDPSAPWRKEDWNRPADIQDFLPDFEDWQFDWINVPALIRGAQAVYEYPMVDRDPLAPWTHGNVTLMGDAAHPTYPVGSNGASQAIVDARVIGAKLLAHGVTAAALEAYEAEVRPVTAAVGLANRAGSGPDGVLQRVEDLCGGDFADISEVIPQAELAAHAAKYKSIAGFSIEELNARPPTIPAGARVS, encoded by the coding sequence ATGCCCATCCTGATCGCCGGCGGCGGCATTGCCGGGCTGACCCTGGGTCTGACGCTGCATCAGATCGGGGTGCCGTTCCGCATTTTCGAGGCCGCGCGGGAGCTGAAGCCGATGGGGGTTGGCATCAACCTGCAGCCCAACGCGGTGCGGGAGCTGTTCGATCTGGGGCTGGAGGCGGAACTGGACGCAACTGGCGTCAGGACAAGGCAGCTGGGGTTCTACAGCAAGCTGGGCAAGACGATCTGGGAAGAGCCCCGCGGCACCGGCGCGGGCTATGCCTGGCCGCAGTATTCGGTGCACCGCGGTGAATTGCAGATAATGCTCTACCGCGCCCTGATCGCGCGGGCCGGTGCGGGCTGCATTGAGCCCGGTGCGCGGGCCGCCGGGTTTGAAAACACGGACGGCGGCGCGGCGCTGCTGCTGGCGGACGGGCGGCGGATCGAAGGCAGCCTGGTTGTCGCGGCGGATGGCATCCACTCTGCCCTGCGCGCGCAGATGGTGCCGGATGAGGGCGCCCCCATCTGGAACGGCCGCATCTTGTGGCGCGCCACCACCCAAGCCCCCGAATTCAAGGGCGGCGCGGCGATGGCGATGATTGGCCATGATCATCTGCGGCTGGTGGCCTATCCGATCTCGCCCCCGGATGGCGATGGCCGCGTCATGATGAACTGGATTGCGGAAAAGAGCTTTGATCCCTCTGCCCCCTGGCGGAAGGAAGACTGGAACCGGCCCGCGGACATTCAGGACTTTCTGCCGGATTTCGAGGATTGGCAATTTGATTGGATCAATGTGCCAGCCCTGATCCGCGGTGCACAGGCCGTCTATGAGTACCCGATGGTGGACCGCGACCCGCTGGCGCCCTGGACCCATGGAAACGTCACCCTGATGGGCGACGCCGCGCATCCGACCTATCCGGTGGGATCGAACGGTGCCAGCCAGGCCATCGTCGACGCGCGGGTGATCGGCGCGAAGCTGCTGGCGCACGGCGTGACTGCTGCGGCGCTCGAGGCCTATGAAGCAGAGGTGCGCCCGGTGACGGCAGCGGTGGGCCTCGCCAACCGCGCGGGCAGCGGGCCGGACGGGGTGCTGCAGCGGGTCGAGGATCTTTGCGGCGGAGACTTTGCAGACATCAGCGAGGTGATCCCGCAGGCGGAGCTGGCCGCCCATGCCGCCAAGTACAAGTCGATTGCAGGCTTTTCCATCGAAGAGCTGAACGCCCGCCCCCCGACCATCCCGGCAGGCGCCCGCGTGAGCTGA
- a CDS encoding cytochrome c family protein, whose translation MKPLMTAAIFGLLAAPAFAEGDPAAGEKGFNKCKSCHMVVSDAGDVIVKGGKTGPNLWGLAGRQAGTVEGFNYGADLVAAGEAGLVWDEEKFIAFAADPKKFLQAETGNAKAKSKMSFRLKKGGEDIYAFLASHSPAPAEEAPAAEAAAEDGAEAATE comes from the coding sequence ATGAAACCTCTTATGACCGCCGCTATTTTCGGCCTCCTCGCAGCCCCTGCCTTTGCCGAAGGCGATCCGGCAGCTGGCGAGAAGGGGTTCAACAAGTGCAAGTCGTGCCACATGGTGGTGTCCGACGCGGGCGACGTGATCGTCAAGGGCGGCAAGACCGGCCCGAACCTGTGGGGCCTGGCCGGCCGTCAGGCAGGCACAGTTGAAGGCTTCAACTACGGCGCTGACCTGGTTGCGGCTGGCGAAGCAGGCCTGGTCTGGGACGAGGAGAAATTCATCGCCTTTGCCGCAGACCCCAAGAAGTTCCTGCAGGCTGAAACCGGCAACGCCAAGGCCAAGTCGAAAATGTCGTTCCGCCTGAAGAAAGGCGGCGAGGACATCTATGCCTTCCTGGCCAGCCACAGCCCGGCCCCGGCCGAAGAGGCCCCGGCAGCCGAAGCGGCGGCTGAGGACGGTGCAGAAGCCGCCACCGAATAA
- the panB gene encoding 3-methyl-2-oxobutanoate hydroxymethyltransferase — protein MSATAKKQAPNAEDIRARKGGTPLVSLTAYTTPMARLMDKHCDFVLVGDSVGMVLHGLTSTLGVTLEMMILHGQAVARGLERAMLVIDMPFGSYEEGPQQAFRNAARLMAETGCAAVKLEGGVEMAETIRFLVKRGIPVMAHIGLTPQSINTLGGYKVQGRDAQADAVLADARAVAEAGAFSVVLEKVPQKLADKITAEVAIPTIGIGASAGCDGQILVVDDMLGFFTAFKPKFVKRYADLGPLAEAGIAEYAAEVRARSFPAAEHVFADQAPSKG, from the coding sequence ATGAGCGCAACAGCCAAGAAACAGGCGCCCAACGCCGAAGACATCCGTGCCCGCAAGGGCGGCACTCCTTTGGTGAGCCTGACGGCCTATACCACGCCGATGGCGCGGCTGATGGACAAGCACTGCGACTTCGTGCTGGTCGGCGACAGCGTCGGTATGGTGCTGCACGGGCTGACCTCCACCCTGGGCGTCACCTTGGAGATGATGATCCTGCACGGCCAAGCGGTCGCGCGCGGCCTGGAACGCGCGATGCTGGTCATCGACATGCCGTTCGGATCGTATGAGGAAGGCCCGCAGCAGGCGTTCCGCAACGCTGCCCGGCTGATGGCGGAAACCGGCTGCGCTGCGGTCAAGCTGGAAGGCGGCGTCGAGATGGCAGAGACGATCCGCTTCCTGGTCAAGCGCGGCATCCCGGTGATGGCGCACATCGGGCTGACGCCGCAGTCGATCAACACCCTGGGCGGCTACAAGGTGCAGGGCCGCGATGCGCAGGCTGATGCGGTGCTGGCGGATGCCCGCGCGGTGGCCGAGGCCGGGGCGTTTTCGGTGGTGCTGGAAAAGGTGCCGCAGAAACTGGCCGACAAGATCACCGCCGAGGTTGCGATTCCCACCATCGGCATCGGCGCCAGCGCCGGCTGTGACGGGCAGATCCTGGTGGTCGATGACATGCTGGGCTTCTTCACCGCCTTCAAACCGAAATTCGTCAAACGATACGCCGACCTTGGCCCGCTGGCAGAGGCCGGCATTGCCGAATACGCCGCCGAAGTGCGGGCGCGCAGCTTTCCAGCAGCGGAGCACGTGTTCGCTGATCAAGCGCCCTCCAAAGGATGA
- the idi gene encoding isopentenyl-diphosphate Delta-isomerase, translated as MSHMIPAWVNGELTPVDKLAAHERGLKHKAVSVFVVKGVEILMQRRAMGKYHTPGLWANTCCTHPMWDEQSSACAVRRMNEELGLSGLYPEFRHHLEYRADVGNGLVEHEAVDVFLAHAHRPLRIDANPDEVMETRWVDYHDLLAEVSRHPERFTPWLKIYLHNYADVIFGPDLIIGGRR; from the coding sequence ATGAGCCACATGATCCCCGCCTGGGTGAACGGCGAATTGACCCCGGTCGACAAGCTGGCCGCGCATGAGCGCGGGCTGAAGCACAAGGCGGTTTCCGTCTTTGTGGTGAAAGGCGTGGAAATCCTGATGCAGCGGCGCGCGATGGGGAAGTACCACACGCCGGGCCTTTGGGCGAACACCTGCTGCACCCATCCGATGTGGGATGAACAGTCCTCGGCCTGCGCGGTGCGGCGGATGAATGAGGAACTGGGGCTCTCAGGCCTTTACCCCGAATTCCGCCACCACCTGGAATACCGCGCCGACGTCGGCAACGGGCTGGTCGAGCATGAGGCAGTGGATGTGTTCCTGGCCCATGCCCACCGGCCGTTGCGGATCGATGCCAACCCGGATGAGGTGATGGAGACCCGCTGGGTCGATTACCATGACCTCTTGGCCGAGGTGAGCCGCCACCCGGAGCGCTTCACCCCCTGGCTGAAGATCTACCTGCACAACTACGCCGACGTGATCTTTGGCCCCGACCTGATCATCGGCGGTCGGCGCTGA
- the glpK gene encoding glycerol kinase GlpK encodes MTYILAIDQGTTSTRAILFDAGMQVAGTAQQEFTQHYPQAGWVEHDPEEIWDTTVAVCRKVMADLDVSAVDIAGIGITNQRETTVVWDKSSGKAIHNAIVWQDRRTAAICEDLRKAGHAEMVADRTGLLLDPYFSGTKVKWILDTVPGARERAAAGDLLFGTVDSFLIWRLTGGVSHVTDATNAARTLMYDIRKCRWSRTISDLLDVPQQMLPEVKDSAADFGTTDPEILGGAIPILGVAGDQQAATIGQACFQPGMMKSTYGTGCFALLNTGDEPVVSKNRMLTTIAYQLDGKPTYALEGSIFIAGAAVQWLRDGLGIIEQASESGELALRADPGQDVILVPAFTGLGAPYWEPECRGGMFGLTRNSGPAEFARAALQSVAYQTRDLYEAMRADWEDDSHHTVTLRVDGGMSASDWTMQSLSDILGAAVDRPVMQETTALGAAWLAGMRAGIYPDQTGFADTWKLDRQFSPLMQPAARQAAYARWQRAVQAVIGV; translated from the coding sequence ATGACCTATATTCTGGCAATTGATCAGGGCACCACGTCGACCCGGGCAATCCTGTTTGATGCAGGTATGCAGGTCGCGGGCACTGCGCAGCAGGAGTTTACCCAGCATTACCCGCAGGCGGGCTGGGTGGAGCATGACCCGGAGGAGATCTGGGACACCACTGTTGCGGTCTGCCGCAAGGTGATGGCGGATCTGGATGTGTCTGCCGTGGATATCGCGGGCATCGGCATCACCAACCAGCGCGAAACCACCGTGGTCTGGGACAAATCCAGCGGCAAGGCGATCCACAACGCCATCGTCTGGCAGGACCGCCGTACCGCCGCCATCTGCGAGGATCTGCGCAAGGCGGGCCATGCAGAGATGGTGGCCGACCGAACCGGGCTGCTGCTGGATCCCTATTTCTCCGGCACCAAGGTGAAATGGATCCTCGACACCGTTCCCGGCGCGCGGGAGCGGGCGGCGGCGGGCGATCTGCTGTTCGGCACCGTGGACAGCTTCCTGATCTGGCGCCTGACCGGCGGCGTGTCGCATGTGACCGACGCCACCAACGCCGCGCGCACGCTGATGTATGACATCCGCAAGTGCCGCTGGAGCCGCACCATCAGCGACCTGCTGGACGTGCCGCAGCAGATGCTGCCGGAGGTGAAGGACAGCGCCGCCGATTTCGGCACCACCGATCCTGAAATCCTGGGCGGTGCGATCCCGATCCTGGGTGTGGCGGGCGACCAGCAGGCGGCTACCATCGGCCAGGCCTGTTTCCAGCCGGGGATGATGAAATCCACCTACGGGACAGGCTGCTTCGCGCTGCTGAACACCGGGGACGAACCCGTCGTGTCCAAGAACCGGATGCTGACCACAATCGCCTATCAGTTGGATGGCAAGCCGACCTATGCGCTGGAAGGCTCGATCTTCATCGCCGGCGCCGCGGTGCAATGGCTGCGCGATGGGCTGGGGATCATCGAACAGGCGTCGGAATCGGGTGAGCTGGCCCTGCGCGCCGATCCGGGCCAGGACGTGATCCTGGTGCCCGCCTTCACCGGCCTCGGCGCGCCCTACTGGGAGCCGGAGTGCCGCGGCGGCATGTTCGGCCTCACCCGCAATTCCGGCCCGGCGGAGTTTGCCCGCGCCGCGCTGCAAAGCGTCGCCTACCAGACCCGCGATCTCTACGAGGCGATGCGCGCCGACTGGGAGGACGACAGCCACCACACCGTGACACTGCGCGTCGATGGCGGCATGAGCGCCAGCGACTGGACCATGCAGAGCCTGTCGGACATCCTGGGCGCCGCGGTCGACCGCCCGGTGATGCAGGAAACCACTGCGCTGGGCGCCGCCTGGCTGGCCGGTATGCGGGCCGGGATCTATCCGGATCAGACGGGGTTTGCGGATACCTGGAAGCTCGACCGCCAGTTCTCGCCGCTGATGCAGCCCGCGGCGCGGCAGGCGGCCTACGCCCGCTGGCAGCGCGCAGTGCAGGCGGTGATCGGCGTCTGA
- a CDS encoding ABC transporter substrate-binding protein: MGFRSFVFAASSALALVAGGAWAKDSVTIGLQLEPPHLDPTSAAAQAIDSVVYSNIFEGLTRFMGDGSVVPGLAESWEISGDGTVYTFKLREGVTFHDGSTMDAEDVKFSLDRARAEDSTNAQKALFEGITSVEALDPQTVRITLEAPNGSLLFNLAWGDAVIVAPESIADIKTSPIGTGAYTFQEWVQGDRITLARNPDYWGEQPALASATFKFISDPTAAFAAMMAEDIDAFDNFPAPENLPQFDADPRFQVLVGSTEGETILSTNNKQAPFDDIRVRQALAHAIDRQAIIDGAMFGYGTPIGTHFAPHNPAYTDLTGQSAYDPDQAKALLAEAGFPDGFETTLHLPPPSYARRGGEIIAAQLAAVGIKAEIINVEWAQWLESVFRGKSFGLTIVSHTEPMDIGIYARPEYYFQYDSKPFQELMATLTATTDADARTAILQEAQEMIAADYVNGYLFQLAKLGVAKAGLQGLWENAPTAAIDLSALSWAK; the protein is encoded by the coding sequence ATGGGTTTCAGATCCTTTGTTTTTGCCGCCAGTTCCGCGCTGGCGCTGGTGGCGGGCGGCGCCTGGGCCAAGGACAGCGTCACCATCGGCCTGCAGCTGGAACCGCCGCATCTGGACCCGACCAGCGCCGCGGCGCAGGCCATCGACTCGGTGGTCTACAGCAACATCTTTGAGGGGCTGACGCGCTTCATGGGCGATGGCTCCGTGGTGCCAGGGCTGGCGGAAAGCTGGGAAATCTCCGGGGACGGCACCGTCTATACCTTCAAACTGCGTGAGGGCGTCACCTTTCATGACGGCAGCACGATGGATGCGGAGGACGTGAAATTCTCGCTCGACCGCGCCCGCGCTGAGGACAGCACCAATGCGCAAAAGGCGCTGTTTGAGGGGATCACGTCGGTCGAAGCGCTGGACCCGCAGACCGTGCGGATCACGCTGGAGGCGCCGAACGGCAGCCTGCTGTTCAACCTTGCCTGGGGCGACGCAGTAATTGTCGCGCCGGAGAGCATCGCGGACATCAAGACCAGCCCCATCGGCACCGGCGCCTATACCTTCCAGGAATGGGTGCAGGGCGACCGCATCACGCTGGCGCGCAACCCGGACTACTGGGGCGAACAGCCCGCGCTGGCCTCTGCCACCTTCAAGTTCATCTCCGACCCGACCGCCGCCTTTGCTGCGATGATGGCAGAGGACATTGACGCCTTTGACAACTTCCCGGCGCCGGAGAACCTGCCCCAGTTCGACGCCGATCCGCGGTTCCAGGTGCTGGTCGGCTCGACCGAGGGCGAGACGATCCTGTCCACCAACAACAAGCAGGCCCCGTTTGACGACATCCGGGTGCGGCAGGCCCTGGCCCATGCTATCGACCGGCAGGCGATCATCGATGGCGCAATGTTCGGATACGGCACCCCGATCGGCACCCATTTTGCACCGCACAACCCGGCCTACACGGACTTGACCGGCCAGTCAGCCTATGACCCGGATCAGGCCAAGGCGCTGCTGGCAGAGGCAGGTTTCCCGGACGGGTTTGAAACCACCCTGCACCTGCCGCCGCCGTCTTATGCGCGGCGCGGCGGCGAGATCATCGCGGCCCAGCTGGCCGCGGTGGGCATCAAGGCTGAGATCATCAACGTCGAATGGGCGCAATGGCTGGAAAGCGTGTTCCGCGGCAAGAGCTTTGGCCTGACCATCGTCAGCCATACCGAGCCGATGGACATCGGTATCTATGCCCGGCCCGAGTATTACTTCCAGTATGACAGCAAACCGTTCCAGGAACTGATGGCCACTCTGACCGCCACCACTGATGCGGACGCCCGCACCGCGATCCTGCAGGAAGCGCAGGAAATGATCGCGGCGGATTACGTGAACGGCTACCTGTTCCAGCTGGCCAAGCTGGGGGTGGCCAAGGCCGGGCTGCAGGGGTTGTGGGAGAACGCGCCGACAGCGGCCATCGACCTCAGCGCGCTCAGCTGGGCGAAGTAG
- the panC gene encoding pantoate--beta-alanine ligase — translation MTAPILRRLSNLRAQTADWRRKGETIGLVPTMGALHAGHLSLVEAAKAACDRVIVTIFVNPKQFNNPEDLANYPRTEVEDAEKLAPYGVDLIYVPDPDQIYPDGYATNVSVGGSITAVMEGPFRPGHFDGVATVVAKLFLQTSADKAFFGQKDYQQLMVVARMARDLDIPIEVIGCETVREASGLAMSSRNLRLSEEALAKAAALNAAMREAAAKASAGESWAPLEAAARQVLAEAGFGDVEYFDLRCSETLEALDTPTRPARLLAAAWMDGIRLIDNIAVSKLNF, via the coding sequence ATGACTGCTCCGATCCTGCGCCGCTTGTCTAATTTGCGCGCCCAGACCGCGGACTGGCGCCGCAAGGGCGAAACCATCGGCCTTGTGCCGACCATGGGCGCACTGCATGCGGGCCATCTGTCGCTGGTGGAGGCGGCCAAGGCCGCTTGCGACCGCGTGATCGTGACCATTTTTGTGAACCCCAAGCAGTTCAACAACCCGGAGGATCTGGCGAACTACCCGCGTACCGAGGTCGAGGACGCGGAGAAGCTCGCCCCCTACGGGGTTGACCTGATCTATGTGCCGGACCCGGACCAGATTTACCCGGACGGCTATGCCACCAATGTCTCTGTCGGCGGCAGCATCACTGCGGTGATGGAGGGCCCCTTCCGCCCCGGCCATTTCGATGGCGTGGCAACGGTCGTCGCCAAGCTGTTCCTGCAGACCAGCGCGGACAAGGCGTTCTTCGGCCAGAAGGACTATCAGCAGCTGATGGTGGTGGCCCGCATGGCCCGCGATCTGGATATCCCGATCGAAGTGATCGGCTGCGAAACCGTGCGGGAGGCTTCGGGCCTTGCCATGTCCTCGCGCAACCTGCGTCTGTCGGAAGAGGCGCTGGCCAAGGCTGCGGCCCTTAATGCGGCCATGCGCGAAGCCGCCGCCAAGGCATCCGCGGGCGAATCCTGGGCGCCGCTGGAAGCTGCTGCACGGCAGGTGCTGGCAGAGGCTGGGTTTGGCGACGTGGAATACTTCGATCTGCGCTGCTCTGAGACGCTGGAGGCGCTGGACACTCCAACCCGTCCCGCTCGCCTGCTGGCCGCGGCCTGGATGGATGGCATCCGCCTGATCGACAATATCGCAGTATCCAAACTAAATTTTTAG